AGCCCATGGAGATCGCTTATGTTGACGTTCCCGAGGAATTTACCGGGGCAGTCATTCAGAAGCTTACAAGCCGTAAGGGAGAACTTCAGGGCATGAGCCCTGCCAATGGTGGCTACACAAGACTGGAATTTGCAATTCCTTCCAGAGGTCTGATCGGTTACCGGGGAGAATTCATGACGGATACAAAAGGAAACGGAATCATGAATACGTCATTTGACGGCTATGCGACTTATAAGGGAGAGTTATCCTACCGTAAGACAGGATCCCTGATCGCTTATGAGTCAGGAGAATCCATTACCTACGGCCTGTTTAGCGCCCAGGAAAGGGGAAGCCTGTTTATCGGGCCTGGAGTAAAGGTTTATTCCGGCATGGTTATCGGACAGAATCCAAAGGCAGAAGACATCGAAATCAACGTTTGTAAGACGAAAAAACTGACCAACACCCGTTCTTCCAGTGCAGATGAGTCTCTTAAACTGACTACTCCAAGGGAGATGAGCCTGGAACAGTGTCTTGACTTTATTGATATCGATGAACTTCTGGAAATCACTCCTTCAAGCCTTCGGATCAGAAAGAAAATTTTAGACCCTACCATAAGAAAAAGGTCTTCTATTAATAAAAAGTAATTGGCGTAAAATGTAATATAAAGGAGGATACTGCCTTCGTTAGCCGAAAATTCGGCAAAGAAGCAGTATCTTCTTTTATTTTCCGGCGCTTTCTGCCCTGATATGTCGATATTTTTGGATTGTTTTCTATCATTTTAAAGCATTCTCCCACATAAATTTAATATTAGCTGTGAAGCATATTAGCAAATAAGTGAAAGAAGAGGGGAAATACAATGTCAGAAAAAATGATTGAAAACAACAAAGTGAGCGTCATCGGAGAGATCGTCTCCGGCTTCACCTTCAGCCATGAAGTATTTGGAGAAGGATTCTATATGGTGGATGTTGCGGTAAATCGTCTTAGTGAACAGGCAGATATCATACCGCTCATGATTTCAGAACGTCTTATTGACGTGGAAGGGGATTACTCAAACTTAACGGTGGAAGCCATTGGCCAGTTCCGTTCCTATAACCGTCATGAAGGAACCAAAAACCGGCTGGTTCTTTCTGTCTTTGTGAGAGAAGTTCATTTTATAGAAGAGTTTACGGATTATACAAAGACCAATCAAATTTTTCTGGATGGATACATATGTAAAGCCCCCATTTACAGAAAAACACCTTTGGGAAGGGAAATTGCGGACCTGCTCCTCGCTGTTAACCGCCCATACGGGAAATCAGATTACATACCCTGCATCGCTTGGGGAAGAAATGCCAGATATGCTTCCGGATTCACAGTAGGAACAAGAGTAAAAGTATGGGGTAGAGTCCAGAGCAGGGAATACACCAAAAAGTTAACTGAAACAGAGTGTGAAAAAAGAGTGGCTTATGAAGTATCAGTCAGCAAACTGGAATGTGCGGAATAAACGCTGTTATTTATAAATATGTGGAACGCCTTACAGGCATGCCGTTTCGCCCGATAACGCAGGGCGGATTTTCCCGGAATGCTTGGGAAATATTAAGGAAATGGTAAGAAAACTTGCAAAAGTATTAAAATCATGATACTATAATCAGGTTCTAACATAATATGTAAATAATTGCTTTTTAGCTATTATGAGGTGCTTAAGGATGAATAAAGGTGCGATACAGGTTATATGCGGGGAAGGTAAAGGAAAGACTGCAGCCGCTATGGGTATGGGAATCGGAGCTCTGACAAAAAACAAAACTGTGATCATGATACAGTTTTTAAAGGGCTGCCCTGGCCGGGATTCTTTTGATATTATGAAACGCCTGGAACCTGAGATGAAAATATTCCGGTTTGAAAAGTCTGATTGCTTTTTTGAAAGCCTTTCTAAAGAACAGCAGGAAGAGGAGCGGATGAATATCCGCAACGGTCTGAATTTCGCCAGAAAGGTCGTATCAACAGGAGAATGCGATATGCTGATCCTGGATGAAATCCTCGGACTTCTGGACCAGAAAATCATAGAAGCAGAGGAACTTGCAAAGCTGCTTCAGTCCAAAGTTGATGAGATGGAAGTCATATTAACCGGTAAGGTTTTTCAAAAGGAAATGGAACCGTATGTAGACAGTATTCTGGAAATCAACCATGTTAAAGTTGACAACACAATATAATAATGATAGTATGGTAACATACATATTAGAGTAGAGGTTGCGTTGCTTATAAGTACCCTGTCCGATGTATCAGGTACAGATGAGGGCAGGGGGAAGGAAGAAACGCCGAAGAACGGTATGGCCTGAGCATGCCTGTTCTGGGCATATGGTTAAGAGCCATATGACTGTCATCTTTTTGGATGGGGAGCTACTTAAAGAAGGATGAGATTACCAGATTCTAAACTTTAAGAGCTGACCCTGTTGTCAGCTCTATTTTTAATTCATAAGAGTTTAAGTCCGGTGAAAGAAAAACGCTCCGTTACGGATGCGTACGACCCGCATGGGCCGGATGAAAGTTTACTGAGTATGATGAAAAAGAATCAGGAGGAAGATATCATGGCAATTTATGAAGGCGCAGGTGTAGCTCTTGTCACACCATTTAAGGAAAACAGAGATGTAAACTATGAGAAGCTGGAGGAACTGGTAGAAGAACAGATTGCTCTGGGAACGGACTCTATCATTGCATGTGGCACAACAGGCGAGGCGTCCACCATGACTCATGAGGAACATTTGGACGTGATCAAATTCGTATGCCAGGTAACGAAAAAGCGGATCCCAGTCATTGCAGGAACCGGTTCTAATTGCACGGAAACGGCTGTTTACCTGTCTGAAGAGGCGGAAAAACACGGTGCTGACGGGCTTCTTCTCGTATCTCCTTACTACAATAAGGCAACTCAGAATGGACTGAAGGCTCACTTTAAAGCAGTCGCTGATATGGTGAAAATCCCCATTCTTCTTTACAATATCCCTGGAAGAACCGGGGTAACCATTGCGGCTGAGACCATAGCGGATTTATGCTTACATGTCACTAACATTGTAGGGGTAAAGGAAGCCAGCGGTAACTTTTCAGCCATAGCGGATATCATGAACCTTACGGACGGTCGGGTGGATTTATATTCCGGCAATGACGATCAGATCGTCCCCATGCTGTCCCTGGGAGGAAAAGGCGTTATTTCCGTCCTTTCCAACATTGCGCCTTCCCAGACCCATGAAATCTGTGAGTCTTATTTTAAGGGAGATGTAAAACGAAGCGCTGCACTTCAGCTTGCTGCTATTCCTCTTATCAATGCCTTGTTCTGTGAGGTTAATCCTATTCCGGTTAAGGCTGCCCTAAATCTTATGGGAAAGGCTGCAGGTCCTATGCGTCTGCCTCTTACTGAGATGGAACCTAAGAATCAGGAACGCTTAAGAGAAGCCTTGAAAGCGTATGGAATTTTATAATCGGTAAACGATATACCTATAGAAGAAAAGAGGATTACATGATTAAGATGATAATGCACGGCTGTAACGGGGCCATGGGTCAGGTGGTATCCCAGATTGCGGCAGAGGAAACGAATATAACCATTGTTGCGGGAATTGATCCCCATGATACCATGCAGAACCGGTATCCGGTATTTCCGTCGCTGGAAGCCTGCGGGGAAGAGGCGGATGTGATCGTGGATTTTACCTCCTCTAAAGCAGTAGACAGCCTTCTTGATTACAGTGTTAAGAAAAAAATACCTGTGGTAGTTTGTACCACCGGACTATCGGACGAACAGATAAAAAAGCTTGAGGAGGCTTCCAGTCATGTTGCAGTCCTTAGGTCTGCCAATATGTCTCTTGGCGTCAACCTGCTTATGAAGCTGGTAAAAGAGGCAGCCCAGGTCCTTGCGGCCTCAGGATTTGACATTGAAATACTGGAAAAACACCACAATAAAAAGCTTGATTCCCCAAGCGGAACGGCTCTTGCCCTGGCGGATTCCATTAATGAGGCCATGGATCAGGAATATCATTATGTTTATGACAGAAGCCAGGCCAGAAAGGCCAGAGACAAAAAGGAGATCGGGATCCAGTCTGTCCGTGGAGGAACGATTGTCGGGGAACATGATGTAATTTTTTCCGGAACTGATGAGATCATTACCTTCCATCACACCGCATATTCCAAGGCGATTTTTGCAAAAGGCGCTGTTTCTGCGGCAAAATTCCTGGCAGGAAAAGCTCCGGGATTATATACAATGAAAGATGTTATAAAATAATAAATTTTCCAATATCTTCCACCATAATTCGTTCATCCTTTACACATACTAATCGTAGAAAATGAAAGGAGAATGTATTATGAAAAGAATAAAACCTTTAGCAATCACCCTTATTGTCATTATGACAGTAATGTGTCTGACAGCCTGCGGCACCACCAAAAAAAATAATAATGGAACCTCAGCAGGTACCACAGGTGCAACAACCCAGACAACTGCAGCGGCAACAACCAGATCTACTACTGAAACTACTACTATGACTGAAACAACAGGCACAGGAGCAAATGAGAGCACTGGTGTGATTAACGGTGTTGTTAATGATGTAGAAAAAGGGGTTGACAAAATTACAGGGGAAAGCAATGGCCAGCCTACTTCAGGAGCCACAAAAGCACCATAATAGAACGAGATTTGCAATAAAAAAGCTTCAGGCATGGAATCTATGCTTGAAGCTTTTTTTATTATAAGATATAATATGGTTGAAACATATCTTGCAGTATTTAATCATTGGTTCTATTTTATATATCAGAAAGACCATATTCTGGCCAAATATTCAGAGACTATGCCATAATAACAAAAGCCTTCCCGGCAGAGAGGCAAAACGCCTATGAAAAGGAAAATTGATTATTTTAAATATCAGCGGTATAATAATAAAAGGAAGAAGCCGTGGAGAAGTCTTAAACAAGCGATTCCTCACAAGGAAGGCTTAAATATCCGTCTGAGAAAAGGTTTGCTGCTTCTAATCCTTTTGGAGGCGGCAGTATTTATCCTGCCGTATGAAGAAACATTTGCAAGTAATCCTCATGAAATTCTTCCTGTTTACAGAGAGGCAAAAGTTAATAAGGAATCGTTTATTGAAGCCTTTTGGGGCCGGAAAACCGGGGAGACAAAAGAACAGGGGCTTTCTGTTGACTGGAAGGAAGGCAAGGTTAAGTTCTGGCAAAAAGTAGAGCGTGTGATCCTTCAGGGACCTGATTGAGAAACAAAATCATAGAAGGGTCATAAGTATTTATAATAATAAAACCAGTTGCAATCCTATTTTTACTGTATTATAATTTCTACTGAAACACCGTAGTTTTATTTGAAAAACTTATAAATTAATTCAGTAAAGGACAGGTGGATACCGTGGAAAAAAGAGAATTGCTGTATGAGGGAAAAGCGAAAAAGGTTTATACAACGGAGGATCCGGATGTATTGGTTGTTTCATACAAAGACGATGCCACAGCATTTAATGGCCTTAAAAAAGGCACCATTGTAGGGAAAGGCGCGGTCAACAACCGGATGACCAACTTTATTTTCAAAAAGCTGGAAGCCAAAGGCGTTCTCACTCATCTGGTGGAAGAGTTGAACGACCGGGAGACTGCAGTGAAGAAAGTGGAGATCATTCCCCTTGAGGTGATCATCAGAAACTATTCCGCTGGAAGCTTTGCCAAGAAGATGGGAATGGAAGAAGGCGTGAAATTCGCCTGTCCGACTCTTGAATTCAGTTATAAAAATGATGATCTGGGCGACCCGTTCATCAACGACTACTACGCATTGGCCCTTAATCTGTCCACTCAGGAAGAGATCGACAAAATTACGGAATATGCCTTTAAAGTAAATGAAGTTCTGAAAGAATATTTTGACGGTTTAAACATTGATTTAATTGATTTTAAGATTGAGTTCGGTCGTTATCATGGACAGGTCATTCTGGCTGACGAGATTTCTCCTGACACATGCAGACTTTGGGATAAGGATACCCATGAAAAGCTGGATAAGGACCGTTTTCGCAGGGATTTAGGGGGCGTAGAGGACGCATACGAGGAAGTGTTCCGCCGTCTTGGCATCCGGTAAACAGCATAGAGAGAAATACCTGCGGGTATATCTTTATGCCCAATAAAACGGGCAGGAAAGAGGATCACCCTACGGGTATACCTGTATGCCCAGAGGGCTTGGGCAGAAAAGAGGAAAAGACATCAAATGAATAACGAATTGAATTTCAATTTTGAGGATGAGCTGCATGAGGAATGCGGCGTATTCGGAATGTACGATTTTGACGGCGGCGACGTTGCTTCCACCATTTATTATGGATTGCTTGCATTGCAGCACAGAGGCCAGGAGAGCTGCGGAATCGCGGTCAGCGATACCGGCAGTTCTAAGGCAAAGGTAAGTGCCTATAAGGGAATGGGGTTATGTAATGAGGTCTTTACACCGGAAATTTTAGAAGGCCTCCGCGGCGACATCGGCGTAGGTCATGTTCGTTATTCTACTGCAGGCAGCAGCACACGGGAGAATGCCCAGCCGCTTGTACTCAATTATCTGAAAGGAACATTGGCCATGGCTCATAACGGCAATCTGGTCAATGCACCGGAGTTAAGACGAGAGCTTGAATATAACGGAGCCATTTTCCAGACCACGATTGATTCAGAGGTGATCGCTTACCATATTGCAAGGGAGAGAGTGAAAGCTGCTACCGTTGAGGCTGCTGTAGTTAATGCCATGAAAAAGCTTAGAGGGGCTTATTCCCTTGTCATAATGAGTCCCCGTAAGATAATCGGAGCCAGGGATCCTTATGGATTTAAGCCTCTGTGTATTGGAAAACGTGATAACGCCTATATCCTGGTATCGGAAAGCTGTGCCCTTGATACCCTTGGTGCAGAGTTTGTCCGGGACGTTTGCCCCGGGGAAGTCGTGACCATTACAAAGGAGGGGATCGCTTCCGATACAAGTCTTT
This genomic stretch from Lacrimispora sphenoides harbors:
- the dapB gene encoding 4-hydroxy-tetrahydrodipicolinate reductase, coding for MIKMIMHGCNGAMGQVVSQIAAEETNITIVAGIDPHDTMQNRYPVFPSLEACGEEADVIVDFTSSKAVDSLLDYSVKKKIPVVVCTTGLSDEQIKKLEEASSHVAVLRSANMSLGVNLLMKLVKEAAQVLAASGFDIEILEKHHNKKLDSPSGTALALADSINEAMDQEYHYVYDRSQARKARDKKEIGIQSVRGGTIVGEHDVIFSGTDEIITFHHTAYSKAIFAKGAVSAAKFLAGKAPGLYTMKDVIK
- a CDS encoding cob(I)yrinic acid a,c-diamide adenosyltransferase, whose product is MNKGAIQVICGEGKGKTAAAMGMGIGALTKNKTVIMIQFLKGCPGRDSFDIMKRLEPEMKIFRFEKSDCFFESLSKEQQEEERMNIRNGLNFARKVVSTGECDMLILDEILGLLDQKIIEAEELAKLLQSKVDEMEVILTGKVFQKEMEPYVDSILEINHVKVDNTI
- the purC gene encoding phosphoribosylaminoimidazolesuccinocarboxamide synthase; translation: MEKRELLYEGKAKKVYTTEDPDVLVVSYKDDATAFNGLKKGTIVGKGAVNNRMTNFIFKKLEAKGVLTHLVEELNDRETAVKKVEIIPLEVIIRNYSAGSFAKKMGMEEGVKFACPTLEFSYKNDDLGDPFINDYYALALNLSTQEEIDKITEYAFKVNEVLKEYFDGLNIDLIDFKIEFGRYHGQVILADEISPDTCRLWDKDTHEKLDKDRFRRDLGGVEDAYEEVFRRLGIR
- the purF gene encoding amidophosphoribosyltransferase codes for the protein MNNELNFNFEDELHEECGVFGMYDFDGGDVASTIYYGLLALQHRGQESCGIAVSDTGSSKAKVSAYKGMGLCNEVFTPEILEGLRGDIGVGHVRYSTAGSSTRENAQPLVLNYLKGTLAMAHNGNLVNAPELRRELEYNGAIFQTTIDSEVIAYHIARERVKAATVEAAVVNAMKKLRGAYSLVIMSPRKIIGARDPYGFKPLCIGKRDNAYILVSESCALDTLGAEFVRDVCPGEVVTITKEGIASDTSLCLTDKSKEARCIFEYIYFARPDSVFDGVSVYHSRMCAGRALAMDSPVEADLVVGVPESGNAAALGYSLQSGIPYGTAFVKNSYVGRTFIKPKQSNRESAVRIKLNVLKEAVMGKRVIMIDDSIVRGTTSALIVNMLRESGAKEVHIRISSPPFLHPCYFGTDIPNEDQLMAHNRTIDEIRDLLGADSLSYLKIERLNEMAEGLPICTACFSGDYPIEPPKEDIRGEYTE
- a CDS encoding single-stranded DNA-binding protein, which codes for MSEKMIENNKVSVIGEIVSGFTFSHEVFGEGFYMVDVAVNRLSEQADIIPLMISERLIDVEGDYSNLTVEAIGQFRSYNRHEGTKNRLVLSVFVREVHFIEEFTDYTKTNQIFLDGYICKAPIYRKTPLGREIADLLLAVNRPYGKSDYIPCIAWGRNARYASGFTVGTRVKVWGRVQSREYTKKLTETECEKRVAYEVSVSKLECAE
- the dapA gene encoding 4-hydroxy-tetrahydrodipicolinate synthase, producing MAIYEGAGVALVTPFKENRDVNYEKLEELVEEQIALGTDSIIACGTTGEASTMTHEEHLDVIKFVCQVTKKRIPVIAGTGSNCTETAVYLSEEAEKHGADGLLLVSPYYNKATQNGLKAHFKAVADMVKIPILLYNIPGRTGVTIAAETIADLCLHVTNIVGVKEASGNFSAIADIMNLTDGRVDLYSGNDDQIVPMLSLGGKGVISVLSNIAPSQTHEICESYFKGDVKRSAALQLAAIPLINALFCEVNPIPVKAALNLMGKAAGPMRLPLTEMEPKNQERLREALKAYGIL